The genomic segment GGTGCCGATAGTCCATGGGAGAAAGTACACGGGCTGCTGCGTGTAGTTCCTCCAGTCCTCCTCGCCACGGAGGACGCTCACCGGCACCGGCCAGCGACCGTTATAGGTAGCGTACGGCTGGAGGAAGGTCTCATCGTAGTTGAACCCAGACTTAGCCAGGTACTCGTCTAGAGGCTCGATGCAGTCTCCCAGAATCTGGCCACCATACCACTGGCTGTCGGTCTCAAAGATGTCGAACTCGTCGCTCTTGGAGGCGCACAGTTCGCGGATCTTAGACTCGACGAACTGGTAAGGCGGGCCGCTGATCTCGACTTTGATGCCGGTCTTAGGCGTGAAATCAGCGTTGGCCAGCTCCTGCTCAACAGGAGTTTGCGGCCAGGGCAGGCTCAACACGCGCAGGGTGACCTGTTCGGGAGCGGGCGTGGGAGTGACCACCACCTCGACCACCTTCTCCACGACCACAGTCTCCTTGACCGGCTTCTCCACGACCTTTTCCACCACTTGTGGCGTAGCTGGCGCGCATGCGCTCATCACAAGCAGCGTCACGAGGACGAGGATGGGCAACGCTTTGCGGGTCTTCATTTTGCATCTCCTCCTTCGTGTCATGACAAAGGGGCAGGGGATTCTCTACAACAATTCAAGTCCACGCCTCTCGCCGCAGCATCACCTCCTCTCGCGGGATCTTTGTCAGAGGGAACGGGGGACGGGATGATGGGGCTCTTTGCCGCCTCCTAGCTTATTGCCTTGCTGTTTGATCCTCAACGCCCCACATCTCTGCCACCTTTCAAGGCATGCGTTAACCGATTCGCCTCCCCGTCGCTTTATCGAACAGATGGATTTGCTCGCTATCGAAGGTCATGTACACTCGCTGGTTGATTTGAGGTTGGAACCCCAGTTGTTCCTGGACGCTGCGAGCTTTCAGGATCATGTCATCGAACTTGAGATCTACGATGACCTCGTTGCTTTGCGGCTCCAGCACGTAAACCTCGGCCGGGATGCCCTCGCCCTCGCGCGGGCTGAGGCGGATGGACTCCGGCCGCACGCCCAGGACGATCGGCCCTGCTCCTCGCCATGCTTCTACCTTGACGGCTTTGGCCGGTGGCAATGGCAGCTCAAAGCGAGGATGTTGAACAAGCCAGGCGCCATCACGCTGAATCAGAGCGCAATCGATGAAGTTCATAGCGGGCACGCCGATAAAGCCGGCCACGAACAGGTTAGCCGGCTCCTCATACACCTCTTCGGGCGTCCCCACCTGCTGCACGGTGCCCATATCCATGACCACGATCTTGTTACCCAATGCTTGGGCTTCGACCTGATCGTGGGTCACGTGGATGGTGGTGATCCCCAGGTCCATCTGCAGCTTCTTGAGCTCCGCGCGCATCTCCACGCGCAGCTTGGCGTCCAGGTTGCCGAAGGGCTCGTCCAGCAGATAGACGCGCGGCCGGCGCACTAGGGCCCGTCCCAGGGCTACCCGCTGCTGCTGGCCACCTGACAGCTCGCGCGGGTAGCGGTTCATCAGCGGCTCCATGTGTAACAGACGGGTCACTGCGTCCAACCGACGACGGATCTCATCGGCTGGAAGCCGGGCTGCCTGCAAGGGAAAGCTCCAGTTCTCCCGTACGGTCATGTATGGGTAAAGCGCGTAGGTCTGAAAGCACATTGCGACGTCGCGATCCCCTGGCGGGACATCGTCTACCCGCCGGCCATCTATGTACACGTGGCCATGGACGGGACGGGTGAGCCCGGCGATCACCCGCAGCGCGGTGGTTTTCCCGCAGCCTGACGGCCCTACTAAAACGCAAAGTTCGCCGTCCGCCACCTCAAAGCTGATGTGGTTCAGAGCGATGTGATTTCCGAAACGGACTGTAACGTCCTCTAATCTGACGGTGGCCAAAGCTTTCCTCCGCCTTCACGCCAAGCGACGCTGAGTCTCGCGATCGAAAATATGCAGATGACGCGGGTGAAATGTCATCCACACCGGCTGGCCTACCTGAGGCTTGAACCCCAGTTCTCGCTTATCCCTTCTCGCTTTCAACACCCGATCGCCCAGCTTTAGGTCTACGATCAGCTCATTGCTCTGAGGCTCTAGCACGTAGACCTCACTGGCGATGCTATCGGCCTGGGGCGTTGGGCTCAGATGAATGTGCTCTGGTCGCACTCCCAGCACCAACGGCTGTTCAGGAGTAACGCTACGGAGTTGATCGGCCAGAGCGGGTGGGAGCGGAACGGAGAAATGCGCATTCCGCAGCACAGACTGGTCACCCTCGCGCACTAGCCGACAATCCAGGAAGTTCATAGGCGGCGTGCCGATGAACCCGGCCACGAACAGGTCGGCCGGCCGGCTATACACCTCCTGTGGCGAGCCCACCTGCAGGATACGCCCCTGGTTCATCACCACGACCTTGTCGGCCAAGCTTTGCGCTTCCACCTGGTCATGTGTGACATAGATGGTAGTGATCCGGATCTCCTGTTGAAGGCGGCGCAGATTCGCCCGCATCTCTACGCGCAGCCGAGCGTCCAAGTTGCTCAACGGCTCGTCGAGCAGGAAGAGGCGAGGGCGGCGGATGAGTGCCCGTCCGATGGCTGTTCGTTGTTGCTGGCCGGCGCTCAGCTCGCGTGGATAGCGATCGAGCAGCTCGCGCATGTGCAAGAAATCGGCCATTTCCTCTACCCGACGTGCGATCTCTTGGGCCGGCATTTTCGCTGCGCGTAGCGGGAACTCGAAATGCTGACGCACAGTCATGTGGGGATAGAGCGCGTAGCTCTGAAAGACCATGGCGATGTTGCGACGGCCAGGATAGAGATGGCTGATCGGCTCGCCGTCCACGTAGATCTCGCCACTGCTGGGCCGGACGAATCCAGCGATCATGCGTAGGGTGCTGGTCTTACCGCAGCCAGATGGGCCAAGCAGCACGCAGAACTCCCCATCCTCGATCACCAGGTCAATGTGGTCCACCGCGTGCGTCCGTCCATACCAGCAGTCGAGTCGCTCCAAGACGACGCGCGCCATGCATGCCTCCAGATCACTTCATCCGTCCGAAGCTCATGCCCCGGATTAGCTCGTTGCGGACCAGAATGGTGAAAATGACGACGGGCAGCATGAAGAGTGTAGCGGCCGCCGAGATGCGCCCCCAGTCGGTGCCTAGAAACGTCTGTAACTTAGCTAGCCCTACTGGCGCCGTCTCCGCCGCTCGGGCCGTTAATGCCAGGGCTACTAAGAACTCGTTGAGCGACTGGATTAGACAGAAGATAGCCGTCGTAGCCAGGCCAGCGCGCGCCAGCGGCAGGCTCACCCGGAAGAATACCTGGGGCGGCGAGTACCCGTCCAACATCGCAGCTTCTTCCAGCTCCAGCGGGATCTCATCGAAGAAGCCCTTGAGCACCCAAACGGAAAAAGAAATATTAAAAATGCAATACACCAACACTAAGGCGATGTGTGTATCGAGTAACCCTAGGGTGCGAAAGAGCAGGTAGAAGGGGACTACCACCGCAATCACTGGCAGCATACGCAGGCTGAGAATCCAGAACAGGAGGAAATCGCTGCCGCGGATGTTATGCCGAGAGAAGCCGTACGCCGTTAAGCTTCCCAGGATGATGGAGATGGTGGTGGAGGCCGCAGCGATAATCAGGCTGTTGAGGAACTGACGGACGAAGTCTGAAGCTAGAATCCCTCGGTAGTTCTCCAACGTTGGGGTGAACAACCACTTGGGAGGGATCGCAAACAGGTCGAGGCGGGTCTTGAACGACGAGATGACCACCCAGAACAGCGGAAAAGCGAAGATTAAGGTGATCAGGATCGTCACAGCCAGGGCTATCCCACGCTTGATGGTCGTCGTTAGCTCTGCAGTCATTACGCCCCTCGCGGCTGGAAGATGGAAGCCAGTCTCGGCCGGCAAGCCAGAGATCAAAGGCCGGTGTCCACCTGTTCACGCGGCTTTTTGGGCGTGAGCACTCGAACGAAGATGTTCGCCACGATGTTGATAATGATTACAACCACCCAAGAGATGGCTGCTGCCATCCCGATCTGGAAGAACTGGAAGTGATACCGGTATCCCAGAAATGAAAGGGTGGTCGTGAAGTTCCCTGGCCCGCCCCCGGTCAGGATAAAAGGCACATCGAACATCTTTAATGTGTCAATAGACCGGAAGAGCAACGCTAGCAGCAACGGGAAGCGTAGATGAGGCCAGTAAATGTGGCGAAACTTCATCCAAGCCGAGGCGCGATCGAGCGCAGCCGCCTCCAGCAGATCACCTGGCACAGTGCCTAGTCCGGCCAGTACCAAGAGTACTACGAACGGGGTCCACTGCCATACGTCCACGATGATCACGCTAGCCAGAGCATAGCGGGGATGGGTAAGCCATGGGATCGGCTCAAACCCTATCAGCGTGATCAGGTAGTCAATCAAGCCAAACGTCTGATCGAGCAGAAAGCGCCAGAAGAGGCCCACGACCAAAGGAGCCAGCATCATGGGCAGAAAGATGATCAACCGGAAGATGCCGATGCCAGGCACTCGTTGATGCAGCGCAAATCCTAACAAAATGCCCAGGACGACCTCGATGGCCA from the Anaerolineae bacterium genome contains:
- a CDS encoding ABC transporter ATP-binding protein, whose translation is MATVRLEDVTVRFGNHIALNHISFEVADGELCVLVGPSGCGKTTALRVIAGLTRPVHGHVYIDGRRVDDVPPGDRDVAMCFQTYALYPYMTVRENWSFPLQAARLPADEIRRRLDAVTRLLHMEPLMNRYPRELSGGQQQRVALGRALVRRPRVYLLDEPFGNLDAKLRVEMRAELKKLQMDLGITTIHVTHDQVEAQALGNKIVVMDMGTVQQVGTPEEVYEEPANLFVAGFIGVPAMNFIDCALIQRDGAWLVQHPRFELPLPPAKAVKVEAWRGAGPIVLGVRPESIRLSPREGEGIPAEVYVLEPQSNEVIVDLKFDDMILKARSVQEQLGFQPQINQRVYMTFDSEQIHLFDKATGRRIG
- a CDS encoding ABC transporter ATP-binding protein yields the protein MARVVLERLDCWYGRTHAVDHIDLVIEDGEFCVLLGPSGCGKTSTLRMIAGFVRPSSGEIYVDGEPISHLYPGRRNIAMVFQSYALYPHMTVRQHFEFPLRAAKMPAQEIARRVEEMADFLHMRELLDRYPRELSAGQQQRTAIGRALIRRPRLFLLDEPLSNLDARLRVEMRANLRRLQQEIRITTIYVTHDQVEAQSLADKVVVMNQGRILQVGSPQEVYSRPADLFVAGFIGTPPMNFLDCRLVREGDQSVLRNAHFSVPLPPALADQLRSVTPEQPLVLGVRPEHIHLSPTPQADSIASEVYVLEPQSNELIVDLKLGDRVLKARRDKRELGFKPQVGQPVWMTFHPRHLHIFDRETQRRLA
- a CDS encoding carbohydrate ABC transporter permease, coding for MTAELTTTIKRGIALAVTILITLIFAFPLFWVVISSFKTRLDLFAIPPKWLFTPTLENYRGILASDFVRQFLNSLIIAAASTTISIILGSLTAYGFSRHNIRGSDFLLFWILSLRMLPVIAVVVPFYLLFRTLGLLDTHIALVLVYCIFNISFSVWVLKGFFDEIPLELEEAAMLDGYSPPQVFFRVSLPLARAGLATTAIFCLIQSLNEFLVALALTARAAETAPVGLAKLQTFLGTDWGRISAAATLFMLPVVIFTILVRNELIRGMSFGRMK
- a CDS encoding sugar ABC transporter permease yields the protein MAEQAIAAETMPETAVSVATDVEGKWFRRLLFIPTLGFLVMMTIFPLLYSLGVSLFNYTTGGEARFIGLGNYANLVTSPEFWMATRVTLEVTVIAVAIEVVLGILLGFALHQRVPGIGIFRLIIFLPMMLAPLVVGLFWRFLLDQTFGLIDYLITLIGFEPIPWLTHPRYALASVIIVDVWQWTPFVVLLVLAGLGTVPGDLLEAAALDRASAWMKFRHIYWPHLRFPLLLALLFRSIDTLKMFDVPFILTGGGPGNFTTTLSFLGYRYHFQFFQIGMAAAISWVVVIIINIVANIFVRVLTPKKPREQVDTGL